In Pseudomonas sp. GCEP-101, one DNA window encodes the following:
- a CDS encoding OprD family porin, with protein sequence MKSRTLTQSGLALAIAAAGLAQSAVAAGFIEDSKANLTLRNFYINTDNRNGTANPSKQEEWGQGFLLNYTSGFTQGTVGFGVDALGLLGVKLDSGGGTHYESSSQRGGTVFPSDSHGDAVDDFSSLGLTAKAKVSNTEFRYGTLQPKLPVVTYNDGRLLPVTFEGGQVTSTDLKDFTLTAGQLEHSKGRNSTDNRSLSIAGANGSSASSRDSNKFYYAGGDYKLNKDLTLQYYYGQLTDFYQQHFLGLQHNWAIGPGVLKTDLRAFDSSSDGKNGSSTGRADGYVSTGYYGNGVTKGEVDNRAFSGLFTYSVSGHSFGAGYQVLNGDSDFPFLNRGDGEGSTAYLITDVQIGKFQRAGERTWQLRYGYDFAKAGLPGLTFQTLYLHGDNIDTKYGDKSEWERDISLAYVIPDGTLKGLGFTWKNAALRSGLPVSGSGTATQRDQDENRLIVSYTIPLL encoded by the coding sequence ATGAAAAGCCGCACTCTCACGCAATCGGGCCTCGCGCTCGCCATCGCTGCCGCGGGCCTCGCGCAATCTGCCGTCGCCGCTGGCTTCATCGAAGACAGCAAGGCCAACCTGACCCTGCGCAACTTCTACATCAACACCGACAACCGTAACGGCACCGCCAACCCGAGCAAGCAGGAAGAGTGGGGCCAGGGCTTCCTGCTCAACTACACCTCCGGCTTCACCCAAGGCACCGTCGGCTTCGGCGTCGATGCACTGGGCCTGCTGGGCGTGAAGCTCGACAGCGGTGGCGGCACTCACTACGAGTCCTCTTCGCAGCGCGGCGGCACCGTCTTCCCGTCGGACAGCCACGGCGATGCGGTGGATGATTTCAGCAGCCTGGGCCTGACCGCCAAGGCCAAGGTGTCCAACACCGAATTCCGTTACGGCACCCTGCAGCCCAAGCTGCCGGTCGTGACCTACAACGACGGTCGTCTGCTGCCGGTCACCTTCGAAGGCGGCCAGGTCACCTCCACCGACCTGAAAGACTTCACCCTGACTGCCGGTCAGCTGGAGCACTCCAAGGGCCGTAACTCCACCGACAACCGCAGCCTGAGCATTGCCGGTGCCAACGGCAGCTCCGCCAGCTCGCGCGACAGCAACAAGTTCTACTACGCCGGTGGCGACTACAAACTGAACAAGGACCTGACCCTGCAGTACTACTACGGTCAGCTCACCGACTTCTACCAGCAGCACTTCCTGGGCCTGCAGCACAACTGGGCCATCGGCCCGGGCGTCCTGAAGACCGACCTGCGCGCCTTCGACAGCAGCTCCGACGGCAAGAACGGCAGCTCCACCGGCCGTGCAGATGGCTATGTCAGCACCGGCTATTACGGCAATGGCGTGACCAAGGGCGAAGTGGACAACCGCGCCTTCAGCGGCCTGTTCACCTACTCCGTCAGCGGTCACAGCTTCGGCGCCGGCTACCAGGTGCTCAACGGCGACAGCGACTTCCCGTTCCTCAACCGTGGCGATGGCGAGGGTTCGACCGCTTACCTGATCACCGATGTACAGATCGGCAAGTTCCAGCGCGCCGGCGAGCGCACCTGGCAGCTCCGCTACGGCTACGACTTCGCCAAGGCCGGCCTGCCGGGCCTGACCTTCCAGACCCTGTACCTGCATGGTGACAACATCGACACCAAGTACGGCGACAAGAGCGAGTGGGAACGTGATATCTCCCTGGCCTACGTGATCCCGGATGGCACCCTCAAGGGCCTGGGCTTCACCTGGAAGAACGCCGCGCTGCGCAGCGGTCTGCCGGTCAGCGGCTCGGGCACCGCGACCCAGCGCGACCAGGACGAAAACCGCCTGATCGTCAGCTACACCATCCCGCTGCTGTAA
- a CDS encoding glycosyltransferase family 4 protein, producing the protein MIVINARFLTQPISGVQRFAEQISLSLARLRSDLHFVAPPGDILRPDIARQLQVEQIGSHGGHLWEQLDLPLWLARHGRPLLVSLCSTAPLAYGRQVVTHHDITYVRHPESFSWKFRALYRLMIPLMLRRSLAQVTVSEFSRQEIASHYGIDPDGIHVIANAVSAEFCAGLEPTLLERPYVLAVSSPATHKNFARLIEAFRLLGELDVELRIVGAANRSFVEAQLQQSGQGDRVRWLGRLDDDQLIEQYRNAAVFAFPSLYEGFGIPPLEAQACGCPVVAARSASIPEVLGNSVLYFDPLDPPGIAAALRRVLLDHQLRADLRRLGQENVLRYSWDISALRLSSLIDTFLTERADFPVRFDAKQIAKQGGRS; encoded by the coding sequence ATGATCGTGATCAACGCGCGTTTCCTCACCCAGCCCATCAGCGGTGTGCAGCGCTTCGCCGAACAGATTTCGCTGTCGCTGGCGCGGCTGCGCAGCGACCTGCACTTCGTCGCGCCGCCCGGGGACATCCTTCGTCCGGACATCGCCCGGCAACTGCAGGTCGAGCAGATCGGCAGCCACGGCGGCCACCTCTGGGAGCAGCTCGACCTGCCGCTGTGGCTGGCCCGCCATGGCCGGCCGCTGCTGGTGTCGCTGTGCAGCACGGCGCCGCTGGCCTATGGCAGGCAGGTGGTGACGCACCATGACATCACCTACGTGCGCCACCCGGAGAGCTTCTCCTGGAAATTCCGCGCGCTGTACCGGCTGATGATCCCGCTGATGCTGCGGCGCTCGCTGGCGCAGGTGACGGTCAGCGAATTCTCCCGGCAGGAGATCGCCTCGCACTACGGCATCGACCCCGATGGCATCCATGTGATCGCCAACGCGGTGTCCGCCGAGTTCTGCGCTGGCCTGGAGCCGACCCTGCTGGAGCGTCCCTACGTGCTGGCGGTGTCCTCGCCGGCCACGCACAAGAACTTCGCCCGGCTGATCGAAGCCTTTCGCCTGCTCGGCGAGCTGGACGTCGAACTGCGCATCGTCGGCGCCGCCAACCGCAGCTTCGTCGAGGCCCAACTGCAGCAGAGCGGGCAGGGCGACCGGGTGCGCTGGCTGGGCCGGCTCGACGACGACCAATTGATCGAGCAGTACCGCAATGCTGCCGTGTTCGCCTTCCCCTCGCTGTACGAGGGCTTCGGCATCCCGCCGCTGGAGGCGCAGGCCTGCGGGTGCCCGGTGGTGGCCGCCCGCAGTGCCTCGATCCCGGAAGTGCTGGGCAACTCGGTGCTCTACTTCGACCCGCTGGACCCGCCCGGCATCGCTGCCGCGCTGCGCCGCGTGCTGCTCGACCACCAGCTGCGCGCCGACCTGCGCCGCCTGGGGCAGGAGAACGTGCTGCGCTACTCCTGGGACATTTCCGCGCTGCGGCTTTCCAGCCTGATCGACACCTTTCTGACCGAGCGCGCGGACTTCCCGGTGCGCTTCGACGCCAAACAGATCGCCAAGCAAGGAGGCAGATCATGA
- a CDS encoding glycosyltransferase family 4 protein — MRVLLLNTLYAPHIGGGTEVMLQHMAEGLRARGHQVQVLCTGPRAGLQRETVNGVPVLRAGLRNLYWPFDEQDHGALQRLAWHVLDRYNRAMRGLLAKVLKEVEPDVVVCHNLSGWSIAAWDAIRAAGVPIVQILHDQYLTCPRGVRFHQGRHCRQPCAPCALLRRSHAAASGAVEAVVGVSRYQLHALLDAGYFTGSQAHVVYNGTPLAASAATPPVSGRRPLRFGFIGALTPNKGVEWLIEQFQARGGDASLLIAGRGDSAYVNQLKSLADPQRVHFVGYRKAAEFFAEIDVAVVPSLAPESFGLVALEACAHHLPVIASRMGGLTEIVQDEVNGLLCSPEQPASLGDAIARLVRDPALRQRLAGRAREVVAPMLSVERMLDEYETILRHTLLTRGVQHGTAIPVSPL, encoded by the coding sequence ATGAGAGTGCTGCTGCTCAACACCCTCTACGCCCCCCACATTGGCGGCGGGACGGAGGTCATGCTGCAGCACATGGCCGAGGGCCTGCGCGCGCGCGGGCACCAGGTGCAGGTGCTGTGCACCGGCCCGCGGGCAGGGCTGCAGCGCGAGACCGTGAATGGCGTGCCGGTGCTGCGCGCCGGCCTGCGCAACCTCTACTGGCCCTTCGACGAACAGGACCACGGTGCGCTCCAGCGCCTCGCCTGGCATGTGCTGGACCGCTACAACCGCGCCATGCGCGGGCTGCTGGCGAAGGTGCTGAAGGAGGTCGAGCCGGACGTGGTGGTCTGCCACAACCTGTCGGGCTGGTCGATCGCCGCCTGGGATGCGATCCGCGCCGCCGGCGTGCCCATCGTGCAGATCCTCCACGACCAGTACCTGACCTGTCCGCGCGGCGTGCGCTTCCACCAGGGTCGCCATTGCCGGCAGCCGTGCGCGCCCTGCGCGCTGCTGCGGCGTTCCCATGCCGCCGCCTCCGGCGCGGTCGAGGCGGTGGTCGGCGTCAGCCGCTACCAGCTGCATGCCCTGCTCGATGCCGGGTACTTCACCGGCAGCCAGGCCCATGTCGTCTACAACGGCACGCCGCTGGCCGCGTCGGCCGCTACGCCGCCGGTCAGCGGGCGGCGTCCGCTGCGCTTCGGCTTCATCGGCGCGCTGACCCCGAACAAGGGCGTGGAGTGGCTGATCGAGCAGTTCCAGGCTCGCGGTGGGGATGCCTCGCTGCTGATCGCCGGGCGCGGCGACAGCGCCTACGTGAACCAGCTGAAATCCCTCGCCGACCCGCAGCGCGTGCATTTCGTCGGCTACCGCAAGGCCGCCGAGTTCTTCGCCGAGATCGACGTCGCCGTGGTCCCCAGCCTGGCGCCGGAGTCCTTCGGCCTGGTGGCGCTGGAAGCCTGCGCCCACCACCTGCCGGTGATCGCCTCGCGCATGGGCGGGCTGACGGAGATCGTCCAGGACGAGGTCAACGGCCTGCTCTGCTCGCCCGAGCAACCCGCCTCGCTGGGCGACGCCATCGCCCGCCTGGTGCGTGACCCGGCGCTGCGCCAGCGCCTGGCCGGGCGCGCCCGTGAGGTCGTGGCGCCGATGCTCAGCGTGGAACGCATGCTCGACGAGTACGAAACCATCCTGCGCCACACCCTGCTTACCCGCGGAGTCCAGCATGGAACTGCAATCCCCGTATCCCCGCTTTGA
- the aguA gene encoding agmatine deiminase, translated as MTTLTSTPRADGFRMPAEWEPHTQTWMVWPERPDNWRLGGKPAQAAFSAVARAIARFEPVTVGVSAGQYENARAQLADAANIRVVEISNDDAWVRDTGPTFVINDQGDVRGVDWTFNAWGGLEGGLYFPWHRDDQVASKILGIERCDGYRTEGFVLEGGSIHVDGEGTLITTEECLLNHNRNPHMSREEIEDVLREHLAIDTVIWLPDGLFNDETDGHVDNFCCYVRPGEVLLAWTDDQNDPNYARCQAAMRVLENARDAKGRQLTVHKIVIPGPIHATEAECEGIDLVIGTQPRDPSIRLAGSYVNFLIVNGGIIAPRFDDPADAEAEATLKRIFPEHEIVMVPGREILLGGGNIHCITQQQPAPQQR; from the coding sequence ATGACCACGCTGACCAGCACACCCCGCGCCGATGGCTTCCGCATGCCGGCGGAATGGGAACCCCACACCCAGACCTGGATGGTCTGGCCCGAGCGCCCGGACAACTGGCGCCTGGGCGGCAAGCCCGCGCAGGCCGCCTTCAGCGCCGTCGCCCGTGCGATCGCCCGCTTCGAGCCGGTGACCGTCGGCGTCTCCGCCGGGCAGTACGAGAACGCCCGCGCCCAGCTGGCCGACGCGGCCAACATCCGCGTCGTGGAAATCAGCAACGACGACGCCTGGGTGCGCGATACCGGCCCGACCTTCGTCATCAATGACCAGGGCGACGTACGCGGCGTGGACTGGACCTTCAACGCCTGGGGCGGCCTGGAAGGCGGCCTGTACTTCCCCTGGCACCGCGACGACCAGGTGGCGAGCAAGATCCTCGGCATCGAGCGCTGCGACGGCTACCGCACCGAAGGTTTCGTGCTGGAAGGCGGCTCCATCCACGTAGACGGTGAAGGCACCCTGATCACCACCGAGGAATGCCTGCTCAACCACAACCGCAACCCGCACATGAGCCGCGAAGAAATCGAGGACGTGCTGCGCGAGCACCTGGCCATCGACACCGTGATCTGGCTGCCAGACGGCCTGTTCAACGACGAGACCGACGGCCACGTCGACAACTTCTGCTGCTACGTGCGCCCCGGCGAGGTGCTGCTGGCCTGGACTGACGATCAGAACGACCCGAACTACGCACGCTGCCAGGCCGCCATGCGCGTGCTGGAAAATGCCCGCGACGCCAAGGGCCGCCAGCTGACCGTGCACAAGATCGTCATCCCCGGCCCGATCCACGCCACCGAGGCCGAGTGCGAAGGCATCGACCTGGTGATCGGCACCCAGCCCCGCGATCCGTCGATCCGCCTGGCCGGCTCCTACGTCAACTTCCTGATCGTCAACGGCGGCATCATCGCCCCGCGCTTCGACGACCCGGCGGACGCCGAGGCCGAAGCGACCCTGAAGCGCATCTTCCCCGAGCACGAGATCGTCATGGTGCCCGGCCGCGAAATCCTCCTGGGCGGCGGCAACATCCACTGCATCACCCAGCAGCAGCCGGCCCCGCAGCAGCGCTGA
- a CDS encoding undecaprenyl-phosphate glucose phosphotransferase encodes MPNKTKGILRAHQSLISLAHRLSDIVVIVLTGVVLLSAGNGVLDAQIWVSVLLCVMLFHWLGELNQLYGSWRGESLLRESLSVTLYWSLAFFAVLLLDISLRHVELEEPRRLGWFAVALLIMCGYRLAIRMLLRVARRHGFNSRNVAIYGTGEVGARLAETILAAPWMGLRLIGFYDDRPQQMELGERVPVKGDRLALIEAARSGQIDKVYLTLPLSREPLLNELIRELSDTTVSVYLIPDLFMFDLLHARSESINGLATISIFDTPMDGPNAVLKRIEDVVLASLILLLIAAPMLLIAIAVKLTSRGPVLFRQTRYGMDGRPIRVWKFRSMTVMEDGAAVTQASRNDCRITPLGAFLRRTSLDELPQFFNVLLGDMSVVGPRPHAVAHNEQYRRQVSRYMLRHKVKPGITGWAQVNGWRGETDTLEKMQKRIEFDLDYIENWSVWWDLKIVLLTLFKGFVHRNAY; translated from the coding sequence ATGCCCAACAAGACGAAAGGAATCCTGCGCGCCCACCAATCGCTGATCTCGCTGGCGCATCGCCTGAGCGACATCGTGGTGATCGTGCTCACCGGCGTGGTCCTGCTCAGCGCTGGCAACGGCGTGCTGGACGCACAGATCTGGGTCTCGGTGCTGCTCTGCGTGATGCTGTTCCACTGGCTCGGCGAGCTGAACCAGCTCTACGGCTCCTGGCGCGGCGAGTCGCTGCTGCGCGAATCGCTCAGCGTCACCCTGTACTGGTCGCTGGCGTTCTTCGCCGTGCTGCTGCTGGACATCTCCCTGCGCCACGTGGAGCTGGAAGAACCCCGGCGCCTGGGCTGGTTCGCTGTCGCGCTGCTGATCATGTGCGGCTACCGCCTGGCCATCCGCATGCTGCTGCGCGTGGCCCGCCGCCATGGCTTCAACAGCCGCAACGTGGCCATCTACGGCACGGGTGAAGTCGGCGCGCGGCTGGCCGAGACCATCCTCGCGGCGCCCTGGATGGGCCTGCGCCTGATCGGCTTCTACGACGACCGCCCGCAACAGATGGAATTGGGCGAGCGGGTGCCGGTGAAAGGCGACCGCCTGGCACTGATCGAGGCCGCCCGCTCGGGGCAGATCGACAAGGTCTACCTGACCCTGCCGCTGTCCCGCGAGCCGCTGCTCAACGAGCTGATCCGCGAGCTCTCCGACACCACGGTGTCGGTCTACCTGATCCCCGATCTGTTCATGTTCGACCTGCTGCACGCCCGCAGCGAGAGCATCAACGGGCTGGCCACCATCAGCATCTTCGACACGCCCATGGACGGCCCCAACGCCGTGCTCAAGCGCATCGAGGACGTGGTGCTGGCCTCGCTGATCCTGCTGCTGATCGCCGCGCCGATGCTGCTCATCGCGATCGCGGTGAAGCTCACGTCGCGCGGCCCGGTGCTGTTCCGCCAGACGCGCTACGGCATGGATGGCCGCCCCATCCGCGTCTGGAAATTCCGCAGCATGACGGTCATGGAGGACGGCGCCGCCGTCACCCAGGCCTCGCGCAACGATTGCCGCATCACCCCGCTGGGCGCCTTCCTGCGGCGCACCTCGCTGGATGAATTGCCACAGTTCTTCAACGTCTTGCTCGGCGACATGTCGGTGGTCGGCCCACGCCCCCACGCCGTGGCGCACAACGAGCAATACCGGCGTCAGGTCAGCCGCTACATGCTGCGTCACAAGGTCAAGCCGGGCATCACCGGCTGGGCCCAGGTGAACGGCTGGCGCGGCGAAACCGACACCCTGGAAAAGATGCAGAAACGCATCGAGTTCGATCTGGACTACATCGAGAACTGGTCCGTCTGGTGGGACCTGAAAATCGTCTTGCTGACCCTGTTCAAGGGTTTCGTCCACCGCAATGCCTATTGA
- a CDS encoding polysaccharide biosynthesis/export family protein, whose translation MKNLLAFSFVVGSLALQGCVFSPGQHMTDSDIQSEAQKQGMNITLVPITPQVLQRQEAAFAAKPGVPAELLNYRPPQEDYVIGGGDVLLVTVWDHPELTSPGSTQQMEANGRVVGADGNIFFPYAGVVRAEGQTPAQLRTRLASQLAKKGIVDPQVDVTVLRYASQHVVLSGAFQNGGQVELNNTPTTLVQAVSKAGVITGEADLSGLVLKRDGREYQLDVDALNRAGSTLSGIYLKNGDQIHLPYNDRKKVYVVGEVERPQVVTYRTTGLSLLEVLGNAGGLAPETSDGDSVYVIRGTPQPAAGTAPSTFQAQVFHLEAKRPTAYALAKEFAMQPQDVVFIGPANITRWNRFISQLLPSANIVSTSAAIGGN comes from the coding sequence ATGAAAAACCTGCTCGCTTTCAGCTTTGTAGTCGGCAGTCTGGCGCTACAAGGCTGCGTGTTCTCCCCCGGTCAGCACATGACGGATTCCGATATTCAGAGCGAGGCACAGAAACAGGGGATGAACATCACCCTCGTGCCCATCACGCCCCAGGTGCTGCAGCGCCAGGAGGCCGCCTTCGCCGCCAAGCCCGGCGTCCCCGCGGAGCTGCTCAACTACCGCCCGCCCCAGGAGGACTATGTGATCGGCGGCGGCGACGTGCTGCTGGTGACTGTCTGGGACCACCCGGAACTGACCAGCCCCGGCTCCACCCAGCAGATGGAAGCCAACGGCCGCGTGGTCGGCGCCGACGGCAACATCTTCTTCCCCTATGCCGGCGTGGTGCGCGCCGAAGGGCAGACGCCGGCGCAGTTGCGCACACGCCTGGCCAGCCAGTTGGCGAAGAAAGGCATCGTCGATCCGCAGGTGGACGTCACCGTGCTGCGCTATGCCAGCCAGCACGTGGTGCTGTCCGGAGCCTTCCAGAACGGCGGGCAGGTGGAATTGAACAACACGCCCACGACCCTGGTGCAGGCGGTCAGCAAGGCCGGCGTGATCACCGGCGAGGCGGACCTGTCCGGCCTGGTGCTCAAGCGCGACGGCCGCGAATACCAGCTCGACGTCGATGCGCTGAACCGCGCAGGCTCGACCCTGAGCGGCATCTACCTGAAGAACGGCGACCAGATCCACCTGCCGTACAACGACCGCAAGAAAGTCTATGTGGTCGGTGAAGTGGAGCGTCCGCAGGTGGTCACCTACCGCACCACCGGCCTGTCGTTGCTGGAAGTGCTGGGCAACGCCGGCGGCCTGGCCCCGGAAACCTCCGACGGCGACTCGGTCTACGTGATCCGCGGCACCCCGCAACCGGCCGCCGGCACGGCGCCCAGTACCTTCCAGGCGCAGGTTTTCCACCTGGAAGCCAAGCGCCCGACGGCCTATGCGCTGGCCAAGGAATTCGCCATGCAGCCGCAGGACGTGGTGTTCATCGGCCCGGCCAACATCACCCGCTGGAACCGCTTCATCAGCCAGCTGCTGCCGTCGGCCAACATCGTCAGCACCAGCGCCGCCATCGGCGGCAACTGA
- the rfbA gene encoding glucose-1-phosphate thymidylyltransferase RfbA gives MKGIILAGGSGTRLHPITLGVSKQLLPIYDKPMVYYPLSVLMLAGIDDILLICTPGDLPNFRALLGDGEQFGVSLQYAVQPSPDGLAQAFLIGAPFIGDDSVCLVLGDNIFYGQGFTETLREAAARPRGATVFGYQVADPGRFGVVEFDAAGRVLSIEEKPRVPRSNYAVTGLYFYDNRVVEMARRIRPSARGELEITDINNLYLALGELHVSLLGRGFAWLDTGTHESLMEAGHFVQTIEERQGLKVACLEEIAFQQGWLSETLLALQAERLSKTGYGRYLQQLLLDKRQ, from the coding sequence ATGAAAGGCATCATCCTCGCCGGAGGCTCCGGCACGCGCCTGCACCCGATCACCCTGGGCGTGTCCAAGCAGCTGTTGCCGATCTACGACAAGCCGATGGTGTACTACCCGCTGTCGGTGCTGATGCTCGCCGGCATCGACGACATCCTGCTCATCTGCACCCCCGGCGACCTGCCCAACTTCCGCGCCCTGCTGGGTGACGGCGAGCAGTTCGGTGTGAGCCTGCAATACGCCGTGCAGCCCTCGCCGGACGGGTTGGCGCAGGCCTTCCTGATCGGTGCGCCATTCATCGGCGACGACTCGGTGTGCCTGGTGCTGGGCGACAACATCTTCTACGGCCAGGGCTTCACCGAAACCCTCCGCGAGGCGGCCGCACGCCCCCGCGGCGCCACGGTGTTCGGCTACCAGGTGGCGGACCCGGGGCGCTTCGGCGTGGTCGAGTTCGACGCGGCGGGGCGCGTGCTGTCCATCGAGGAAAAGCCCCGCGTGCCGCGCTCGAACTACGCCGTCACCGGCCTGTATTTCTACGACAACCGCGTGGTGGAGATGGCCCGCCGGATCCGCCCCTCGGCGCGCGGCGAGCTGGAAATCACCGACATCAACAACCTCTACCTGGCACTGGGCGAACTGCACGTGAGCCTGCTCGGCCGTGGTTTCGCCTGGCTGGACACCGGCACCCACGAGTCGCTGATGGAAGCCGGCCATTTCGTGCAGACCATCGAGGAGCGCCAGGGACTGAAGGTCGCCTGCCTGGAGGAAATAGCCTTCCAGCAGGGCTGGCTCAGCGAGACGCTGCTGGCCTTGCAGGCCGAGCGCCTGAGCAAGACCGGCTATGGCCGCTACCTGCAGCAACTGCTGCTGGACAAGCGACAGTGA
- a CDS encoding GH39 family glycosyl hydrolase yields MELQSPYPRFELDRRVTFDRSLLALGVLVALLLVETFNGALRFYTDQAGLSAIVYLPKVACIVAVGWELFTRPQQRGLWLLLILAAASLLLGRLHGAEFKSGFFSVFIYAPLLFGLLCGQYLEMHRKAVGWLIFFCLIASLAGIALDLTINVPWKGYTYSMGGVEISGNRSWSAYGLDRIAGFSRMSSSLAMMLAVFSLYLGSFRLILPIRGLIYLVALVGIVLTTNKSSAGAFFLALLVMSISRRRLLFLLAALLVVLGALALPLYGLYGHVDPYLATATGDNLMGSMVDRLVNTWPNLIKVMDYNGWIYTGAGLGMTGSAYAAFPIFGVEQLAVADNSLLYLWCLFGVAGGALYLLAVPMLMRLQRQPGREARALLGIAYCILLIAWTSDVLESPIPSLFLGLAIGRALRLPGEAAPQPAPRTLRLQGGMLSLLGCALLIGGLLQSPSSMAKEAPVESLGPAEFIVGASTHQNIRPGNRDGINRLAREAGILSFRDDAYWSSVERERGVLSIDAAWRAQLRSTRSLGIDTLLILGNENQFYGNAKPRDEASREGYLRYVRYVVRSFKGQVAFYEVWNEWDSENATDKDFSDDYLTLVRAAAKVIREEDPQARVLAGAVTLKGIRQGFAERIAGGGVLDVVDGISLHPSVYCEGEMSTPEAWLDWFQGVNQKLERAAGKPVPLYFTEFSWPAHDGACGISRERQAAYLARAYVLVRSLPNVKGAWWYDLVDDGIDRTDMEHNFGLLTASGEPKPAYHAMASIADIIGRYRFVGRVPNQDPNVYLLRFAKASEEILVAWTLGHEQTLDITSKPGSSDTLWRLDAVEGIARREGRPVPWQCPESGGDCQASIRIDASLTLLRSASAPQLSLR; encoded by the coding sequence ATGGAACTGCAATCCCCGTATCCCCGCTTTGAGCTCGACCGTCGCGTGACCTTCGACCGCTCGTTGCTGGCGCTCGGGGTGCTGGTGGCGTTGCTGCTGGTGGAGACCTTCAACGGCGCGCTGCGCTTCTACACCGACCAGGCCGGGCTGTCGGCCATCGTCTACCTGCCCAAGGTGGCCTGCATCGTCGCGGTCGGCTGGGAGCTGTTCACCCGCCCGCAGCAGCGCGGCCTGTGGCTGCTGCTGATCCTCGCGGCGGCCTCGCTGCTGCTCGGCCGGCTGCATGGCGCCGAGTTCAAGAGCGGCTTCTTCTCGGTGTTCATCTATGCGCCGCTGCTGTTCGGCCTGCTCTGCGGCCAGTACCTGGAAATGCACCGCAAGGCGGTGGGCTGGCTCATCTTCTTCTGCCTGATCGCCTCCCTGGCCGGTATCGCCCTGGACCTCACCATCAACGTGCCGTGGAAGGGGTACACCTATTCCATGGGCGGCGTGGAGATCAGCGGCAACCGCTCCTGGAGCGCCTACGGGCTGGACCGCATCGCCGGTTTTTCGCGGATGTCCTCCAGCCTGGCGATGATGCTGGCGGTGTTCAGCCTGTACCTGGGCTCGTTCCGCCTGATCCTGCCGATTCGCGGGCTGATCTACCTGGTGGCGCTGGTGGGCATCGTGCTGACCACCAACAAATCCTCCGCCGGGGCCTTCTTCCTGGCCCTGCTGGTGATGAGCATCAGCCGCCGGCGTCTGCTGTTCCTGCTCGCCGCGCTGCTGGTGGTGCTCGGCGCGCTGGCGCTGCCGCTCTACGGCCTGTACGGGCATGTCGACCCGTACCTGGCCACGGCCACCGGCGACAACCTGATGGGGTCGATGGTGGATCGCCTGGTGAACACCTGGCCGAACCTGATCAAGGTGATGGACTACAACGGCTGGATCTACACTGGCGCCGGGCTGGGCATGACCGGCAGCGCCTACGCGGCGTTCCCGATCTTCGGCGTCGAGCAACTGGCGGTGGCGGACAACTCGCTGCTCTACCTCTGGTGCCTGTTCGGCGTGGCCGGCGGCGCGCTGTACCTGCTGGCCGTGCCGATGCTGATGCGCCTGCAACGCCAGCCCGGCCGCGAGGCCCGTGCGCTGCTCGGCATCGCCTACTGCATCCTGCTCATCGCCTGGACCAGCGACGTGCTGGAGTCGCCGATCCCCAGCCTGTTCCTCGGGCTGGCCATCGGCCGCGCCCTGCGCCTGCCGGGCGAGGCTGCGCCGCAACCGGCGCCGCGCACCCTGCGCCTGCAGGGCGGCATGCTCAGCCTGCTGGGCTGCGCGCTGCTGATCGGCGGCCTGCTGCAATCGCCCTCCAGCATGGCCAAGGAGGCGCCGGTGGAGAGCCTCGGCCCGGCGGAGTTCATCGTCGGCGCCAGCACCCACCAGAACATCCGCCCCGGCAACCGCGACGGCATCAATCGCCTGGCCCGCGAGGCCGGCATCCTGTCGTTCCGCGACGATGCCTACTGGTCCAGCGTCGAGCGCGAGCGCGGCGTGCTGTCCATCGACGCCGCCTGGCGCGCCCAACTGCGCAGCACGCGCAGCCTGGGGATCGACACGCTGCTGATCCTGGGCAACGAGAACCAGTTCTACGGCAACGCCAAGCCGCGCGACGAGGCCTCCCGCGAGGGCTACCTGCGCTACGTGCGCTACGTGGTGCGCAGCTTCAAGGGCCAGGTCGCCTTCTACGAAGTGTGGAACGAGTGGGACTCGGAAAACGCCACCGACAAGGACTTCAGCGACGACTACCTGACCCTGGTGCGCGCCGCCGCCAAGGTGATCCGCGAGGAGGATCCGCAGGCCAGGGTGCTGGCCGGCGCGGTCACCCTCAAGGGCATTCGCCAGGGCTTCGCCGAGCGCATCGCCGGAGGCGGCGTGCTGGACGTCGTCGACGGCATTTCGCTGCACCCGTCCGTGTACTGCGAGGGCGAGATGTCCACCCCCGAGGCCTGGCTGGACTGGTTCCAGGGCGTCAACCAGAAGCTCGAGCGCGCCGCCGGCAAGCCGGTGCCGCTGTACTTCACCGAGTTCAGCTGGCCGGCCCACGACGGCGCCTGCGGCATCAGCCGCGAACGCCAGGCCGCCTACCTGGCCCGCGCCTATGTGCTGGTGCGCAGCCTGCCCAACGTGAAGGGCGCCTGGTGGTACGACCTGGTGGACGACGGCATCGACCGCACGGACATGGAGCACAACTTCGGCCTGCTCACCGCCAGCGGCGAACCCAAGCCGGCGTACCACGCCATGGCCAGCATCGCCGACATCATCGGCCGCTACCGCTTCGTTGGCCGCGTGCCCAACCAGGACCCGAACGTCTACCTGCTGCGCTTCGCCAAGGCCAGCGAGGAAATCCTGGTGGCCTGGACCCTGGGCCACGAACAGACCCTGGACATCACCAGCAAGCCCGGCAGCAGCGACACCCTCTGGCGCCTCGACGCCGTGGAAGGCATCGCCCGCCGCGAGGGCCGGCCGGTGCCCTGGCAATGCCCCGAAAGCGGCGGCGATTGCCAGGCCAGCATCCGCATCGACGCCTCGCTCACGCTGCTGCGCAGCGCGTCGGCCCCGCAGCTGTCGTTGCGCTGA